CAAGACAATTTTTCAAACTATGCTTTACTACAGCCAACTATATCCAACCAACAACCTTACTTTGCGATTTTATGTCATAAATTCATTTACCACTCAATAGACTCATTTTCTGTTGCCAGTAGGTGGGGCAAATGTTGCATTTCTATCTAAAATCAcgattgaaacaaaaaaaaaatagccatAAGCACATTAGTGTTCACTTGTACTTTTTTTGTGGCTAAGCAAATGTAAAATTAGGCTGTATTGGTTCAAATCTTCGCAATGAATTCAGTTTGCATAATTACCTGAAATAATTGTTTCagtaaacatgaacacataACAGAGTTGTCCCAATTCACTTGAGTTAACATGATGATTATATGCTATTTGTAATAGAGCTGATGCAGTGCTAACACTTTCAGGTATGGGTTATTATTTCATTAAGAGGATTGATTCCAGATTTCTATGCATGAACACCAGACACAACATTTGTCTCATGTTTAATGAGAACAAAACCTATAATTATTTTCCTGCAGAtcagaaacagacaaatgtgtgtctttgtcctcAGTTCTTTGAAGGCAAGGAGCTCCGTCTGAAGCAGGAATACTTTGTGGTGTCTGCCACCCTGCAAGACATCATCCGTCGTTTCAAGGTCTCTAAGTTTGGCTCCAGGGAGATTGTTCGCACAGACTTCAGCAAACTGCCTGACAAGGTGAGGCATAAAATTCAACAAAATAGtttctgtcaaaaataaaaggaatgCTCTGCTCTTTTATTAAATTGCCTCTGTCAGTGCATTGAACAGGTTGTATGTAGGTTACACTGTATCTTATGAGAATAGATGAAATAAACAGTATCTACAAAGCACTTTATGGAATATTCTAATTATGGATTGTCTTTTAATATTGTGTTTAGGTTGCCATCCAGCTGAATGACACCCACCCAGCCATGGCTATTCCTGAGCTGATGAGGGTCCTGGTTGATGAGGAGAAACTTAATTGGGACCAGGTGTGGAAGAGTAACACTGGTGTGACAGCAGAACTGAATTTTCCATAACTTTATGTTTCAAATTGAGACGTTATGTTAGTGTTTAACCCATTATTGTCTCGCTTATGCCCCAGTGCTTTTGATTCATATTCCAGGGATGTTAATTTACCAGCATCATCGTAATGGTTTGCATAGTAAGATGTTCATGTATTCCCTCTTGCTGGTGTTCAGGCCTGGGATGTCTGTGTGCGCACCTGTGCCTACACCAATCACACGGTCCTTCCGGAGGCTCTGGAGCGCTGGCCAGTCGACCTGTTTCACAGGCTGCTGCCTCGTCATCTGGAGATTGTCTATGAGATCAACCGTCGCCACCTGGAGGTCAGTACTCCACATTGCAACATGTCATAATGTTTAATACTAATGCATACAGtctgtacagtgtgtatttatGGCAGCAGGGGAAGCACACACTGTGAATGCTCTCTGTGGTTCGTTAATGAATCACTGCAGCAGGATATCAGTACTTTCATCTGTGTTGTTGAGCACAAGATAGATACAAAGCTTGGTGCAATCAATGAATAAGGGTGAGTGTTAAAATGTAGACTTGGACCTTTATAGttcaaaaacattataaaatccAAAACGTATAAGACTAGGAAAGATAAGAATTAAGATGATAGATGTCTTGTTGTAAATACAatggaaagacagaaaaagatatTCAAATGCACGAAGTGGCTTCACAGATTAGCATGAGGAAACTACATCCTGTATGTCAAATAAAGgttttgtatttgcttttaatttcaTCGTCTTTCAGAATTAGCCCACGCTGAATGGAAGGAGGAACATTTCTGACATTAAGTGGTGGCCAGGTTTTACGAGCTGTAGCTCAACCATATAATTCACACTCCGgagtttccttttctttcataCTGATGGAAGTGCTGTGTTTCTGCTTATATGTTGACCTTTATGTCTATAAATATATGCTTGTACTAATTGCATGGTCTGATCGACAAAAAAGttcactttgactttgatatAAGGATAGAAATGTACAATTCAGCCAGCAAAACGTTTTGTCTCACATTTTTCTTCGACTTTGCAGAAAGTTGCAAAGATCTTTCCTGGTGATCACGATCGTTTGCGCCGCATGTCCCTCATTGAGGAAGGTGGACAGAAGAGGATCAACATGGCCCATATGAGCATTGTTGGTTCCCATGCTGTCAACGGAGTGGCCCAGATACATTCTGACATCCTCAAAGCTACTCTGTAAGTCCCTAGAACCCTGCTCGTAGGCCTGAATCACCACAAGTCATATATGTTGTAGCATGCATGGGTGGCTGCATCATCGGCATGTTCTGATATGCGTGATGCTTCGCTCTCCATGCAGTTTCAAGGACTTCTATGAGATGGAGCCAGACAAGTTCCAAAACAAGACAAACGGCATCACTCCTCGCCGCTGGCTGGTCATGTGCAACCCGGGGCTGGCTGAGGTCATCGCCGAGGTCAGCTGTGTTTACAACATGCACACTTCACACAAATAGCATTGTagatattttccctttttaaaatggtttgccctttatttttgtaaacagaGAATTGGTGAGGACTTCATCCGTGACCTTGACCAGCTGCAGGGCCTCCGCGCTTTTGTGAATGATGACACTTTCATTCGTGATGTCGCCAAAGTGAAGCAGGTGAAGTATTATTTTATCTCCAATTTACAGTGTCAGATTGAAGATGCTTGTGAATAAACAAATCAGGCTTTATTATTTCTGCCAACACCACAATGGATTTCAATGTTTATACTGAACACATTTAGGCATCTCTGTGATCCAGAATGTGTGTCTTTacacaacacatacaaataacCACACGTTTAACTTGTTGTCCTATATGTGATTACATGTTTCGATAAAGTAGGAAAACAAGTTGAAGTTCGCTGTGCACTTGGAAGAGCACTACAAGGTGAAGATCAACCCCAACTCTATGTTCGACATCCAAGTCAAGAGAATCCATGAATACAAGAGACAGCTGCTCAACTGTCTGCACATCATCACCTACTATAACCGTAAGTGCAAGTTCATGAATCTTCtttcccaaatgtttttatCCAAACATATTTCACTACTGCTATCTCTTCGTGTCTCCATCAGGCATCAAGAAGGAGCCTAACAAGCAGTGGACCCCAAGAACGGTCATGATTGGAGGAAAGGTTTGTGGTTTACGTCATGCAACTGAGCTTCCAAAACAAACTCACCCTCACAAGTGAATTAATCTAATGCTCTTCTGTGCAGGCTGCCCCTGGATACCACACCGCCAAGATGATTATCCGTCTAATCACAGCCATCGGTGAGGTGGTCAACAATGACCCTGTGGTCGGAGACCGTCTTAAAGTCATCTTTTTGGAAAACTACAGAGTCACATTGGCAGAGAGAGGTAACTATCAAAGCACTTCTCTTTTAATCTGTTCTCTTTAAATCAGGTAAAAACCCCAAATGCTTACCAATACCCTGAAACATCAACCCTGTACTTCTGTCATATTTCAGCCATCCCTGCAGCTGACCTGTCAGAGCAGATCTCCACAGCTGGCACCGAGGCGTCTGGCACTGGCAACATGAAGTTCATGTTGAACGGTGCACTCACCATTGGTACAATGGACGGAGCCAACGTTGAGATGGCTGAGGAGGCCGGCGAGGACAACTTCTTCATCTTCGGCATGAGGGTGGATGACGTTGATGCACTTGAGAAGAAAGGGTAAATATTCAGTAACATTTGTGACCTCAAACACAATTTTGTCAATGTCATTGTACCTCCTAATCAGAGCTGTTTGTccccaaatgtgtttttcaaaggTTTAATTTTACCATGACATAATCCCACAGGGGAACATGAAAAGGAACAAAGGCAGGAAAATGCTGAacctttatttgtgtgttgttgcatAATAAGAACACAGTAATCCATGTGGTGAATTATCTACAAGAAATTCCAACTCTGGAGATCTGTTTGATATCAATGCAAGCAGCTCTTTGCACTCTGAGAATCCCAGCAGCAGTGCAGTCCTCACACAGGCTTTGGTAATGATCACTTTCACCACACAATGTCTTTTTCCACCCATGCTAGGATGTTCCATGCTGAAAGGTCTGGCCTTGGGGAATCTACTAATATCTCTCCACTGCACCTTAATTAATGAGGCAGTTCCTAAAGCAACAAGCCTGAGCTTCTGTTTATTTCCAATCCCACTTAGATATGAAGCTTTGGAGTACTACAACCGCCTGCCTGAGCTGAAACAGGCTATTGACCAGATTGCTGGAGGCTTCTTCAGCCCAAAGCAGCATGACCTGTTTAAAGAAATTGTCAACATGCTGATGTATCATGACAGGTAAAGACACATCTTACATTGCTAGCCTGAggcacacacatgcgcacacaaaTATGAACGAGTACAAACTTGCACATAAAAAGCATAGAGAAAACTCATAGCCTTTAACATGCATGCAATAATACACATCATAAACATTCGTATTGTATtacattcattgttttttttcattgaattcAGATTCAAGGTCTTCGCCGACTATGAAGATTACATGAAATGCCAGGAAAAAGTCAATGCTCTTTACAAGGTATGTTCATTAAAAATCCCGAAACCCCCTTGGTCCAAAAAAGCCTTCCATGCATTTATATTAGGACTTTAATTAGTCTGGGTATATGAGTATAACCACTAATGGAAGGTCAGTGCTCAGAGCTACTAAACCTTCTAATTACTGATCTTATTACCAGGATTGCTCAAATtatcaatcatttttttatctttacatCAGAACCCCAAGGAATGGACCAAGATGGTGATCCAAAACATTGCCGGATGTGGCAAGTTCTCCAGTGATCGCACCATTACCCAGTACGCCCGTGAGATCTGGGGCATGGAGCCCACGCTTGAGTCACTCCCCGCCCCCGACGACAAACAATAAACTGTCCACATGACGCCACAACAGCCCGACGTTCCCCACTTGTATCACAACCACACGCATTAAGAGTCAGCCTGTCAGATACTGTGCGTCCGGTAAAAGCCAGCACAAACCTGCCTCTGAGAGGGATTAGCATCAAATGCTTCCTGCGTTACTACGATGTATGTCACACAACTCTTTGACTAAGTTTACATTCTTCATGCATGCAGATCCACCATATTCAGGTTGCATTGGTTAAAAGATCTTCCTGGTAGGCTTTTGTGAAGTCATCCGTGATATTTTTTGTGTTGGAAAATATGAACTCTTATACTCAGACCCATTctgaataaaatacatcttaaaataCCAAGACAGCCTGCGTGAATTCTTGTAGCATTTTGCCGTTCTATTTTAGGGATAGCCTTTAAGGAAAAGCCAGCTATTTCCAGGAAATTGTAAACTGAAGAATAAACGTGCAGATTATTATTGTGCAAAAATTGTATTTCAAAGCATATTACATGAGCGATGGCCAATTTAAATATAGCCTAAGAACCGATTGGAATTATTTTGAAAGCCAATAACACAGTGGGCAACACATCATCGTAATTagtgaatattaaaaaatatatatcctgAAAGCAAGtgaaatatgcatttaattaaacatggaaatattgtattttgagGTCaaattttgaattaaattaaatttgtaCAATTCAAGAAGCAGATCAATCTGTGGTCCAATCAGTGGAAAGTGTTGTGTAAATGCAATTTTCATTCGATAACTCTATCCTCAGATACAGATTTCGGGTTCACATTGGCCTTTTAAAAAGGCTCCAAGCATTTTCATTATCTGTATGAAAAGATACAGACTATGACtaaatgttatcttttattACCTGGCAGCCcaaaacacagacataaacCTTGGGAAGATCTAGTACCAACTGGCTTATCTAAGGCATATATATTATGGAACAAGTGGAGCAAAGTTAAGAGatgcaacacaaacaatgaCAAAAGATAAGCTTATTTGATAAAGCCGTGGACCCACAGTCCCTCGATGACCACAGCAGCACCAGATCCTGCTCAGCAGCAGACAGGACTTCACCACTGTGGCAGTGAGGGCAACATGTTTTTGAAACCCCTTTTTGGAGGAGCTGTTGCTACCAAGGGAACAGCTGAAGGGAATAAGCAAAACTGAAGGATGGTGAGACACACATGGTACTCTGTCCCGTTTATTCAGCTGTGCACCTCGTGACCTGAATCAGTTCTTCAATGGTTCCTTTcctgggatcaataaagtacctcttatcttatcttaatggCTTattgtccacacacacacacacacacacacacacacacacacacacacacacacacacacacacacacacacacacacacacacacacacacacacacacacacacacacacacacacacacacacacacacacacacacacacacacacacacacacacacacacacacacacacacacacacacacacacacacagcagaggcgTCACTTGTATACGTTTTGAACACAGATAAAAAGATGTCTTGTTATTTATCTGACTTTTGGATCTGCCAAAATCCTTTCTGCATTTCTCTTAGAGGTGAAAAGGTCagagttttgtgtgttcacctCCTTTTGTTTGTAACCCACTAACCCTCACCCCACAAAGCAAGTGAACGTATACAATGTCTGCGCTGTCCCCAACCTGTTTGCAGTGTTTAACTCAGGGGTAACTAGTGTAATAAATTGTAAGATAACTCCTCATGAATCTGTCTCTGGGTTTAACAGATTTAAAGTTCAAACCTGCATTAAACATTTAACCAGCATGGATAACTGAGGATGAACAAGGAGAAGAAGATAAAGCCTTTAATTGTTTCATTGTTCTTCTCGACTCTGGAAGTGAGTCCTTGAATGACTCTCCTGCAGCATCCAGTCCTTATGTAGCTGAAATGTCATGCTTATAcatcatcatttcaaatgtaatgttaacaAATATTCAGTACCCTTACATCTTTCTCACAAGCAGCTAAGGGCTCAGGTTCAGGGTCTCATGTGGAAGAGAGATTTAGGTGACAGGCACTTCTTTGCAAATTTTAAATGGGGAATATGTGGGTGCAGTTGTGGGTGAAATACAAGTATCAGCATTTCTGACAACAACATTAATTAATAACAATTATACCTTAAGGCAGGCTAATGCTAACTAAGATGAACAAGGTAACCCTGCAAAACATCAGCTGATAGCAGCATCAAAAGGCCactgtgtatttatttccaatAACTTTGGCATTGCTCTCAGCCTCCACTGTAGCATGATTTAGTGCTGACTCAAAAGTCATACAATTGTACAAGGAAACAACATTGTTTAGACAAGGCTCCTCCTTAAATCTTCCCCTTTGTTAACACAAGTTGTTAACTTTTCTCTACATTTAAACCAATTCATCACAGCGGACCGTGTGAAGCAATTTCTTGCTTGTAACACATGTTCCCCTGGCCAGATTATACTCTACGTTCTCTAGTCTTTCGTTACTCATTAAAACCCAGTACAGATATCAGCTTGTCACAGAGGACTGCGCTGGTCCTGTTCTtctttgtaaaacaataaaactggtGTCACATATTTAACGCTGATTTAAAACCTGTCGTTCGGTCCAAACTCTTCACTTTCtactgtttctctgttttttagtttttgctaCAATTGCTTTTCTAAATTGGTCCAAATACCCGTACTTTCAGGGCTAAAACAAAACTTCACAAAGAAGTTGGAATTCAAAAGTGCAAAATCTTTGTCCTTCAGAGTCTGGcagctgaaaaaactgaaaaaaaatgttgttttacttttgtgCACCTGCAGCTTCATTCAGTCTGACATCTCATGCTGATCAttacacaagcacacattcCTGCAAAAAAACTAATCACCAGGCGACAGAAACAGGCAGAAAGGTCTCAGACATTGTCGAAGCAACTTAAAATCAGCTGCTGTCTAGAGAAAGTTATGAGTCAGGTAAACGTACAGTAACACAGTATTTATATTAAAGATCTTTTAATACTTGAAGGTATGACGCTCTCCTCCAAAGAGAGCAGCATCAGTTAAATCAGGTCCagctttttaaaggttttacaAGACAGCTTGTACCAATACTCTCCCAGGGTAAATTGCTTCCTCCACCGCTATCTTCCTGTAGTTACATTAACACTTCTTAACATACGCAggtatttacatatttatataaaatttattaaccaggtaaaagtctcattgagattaaaatatCTTTTTCAGGACCGACCTGGCTAAGAAAGCAGCATGAACAATGTTCCACACCTCAACACAAACTCAACAGGCAGACGAATACAACTGTcgtaaaacacaaatgaaatggtAAAATAGCCAGTCAgtatgcaaataaaagaaactgttAAAAGCATAAAACTGGCACAATTTTAAGACTAATTCAGTTAGGGGATATAAGAGCAAACACAACATATGCCACTACCAAGACACAACCCAACAGGCGAGACAGGGAGAACGATTGACAATAGCTATGTTCATACATTCGATCCCACAATTTCCATTACCTCTCTTCTTCCATAGttctttaactttttatttgagGACTTGTTTCATAACTCTCAGTCAGCACAACGTGATACTGACCTGGAGTACAACTGTAGCTTATTGAAACATCCTCATCCTCAGTCACTTATTGACTGCAATGGGGTGTTATAACACAGGGTCACAGAGGAGGACACAAGGTCATGGTGTAGAAGTGCAAATGAATAGTTGAATATTGAACAgaatcatttgcattttttatcaaacactTACTTTTAGTTTCCCCTTCTCTGTTTATCTGATTGCAGAGTTCTGATTTCCTTTGAACCAGTGAACAAATGATGTTGATTTATAAACAAGTCAAcaagcaaacatttaaagagaatattaaagaaactgaaaaagaagTTACTATTGAAACCAAATCAGTTAGGTTGACCTCACATGTGTATGCACACACTCATTGACACAGAGGCACGCTCTATCACCCTGTCATTCTTGTTAGGTAACCAATAGAGGGCAGGGAAAAGGTCTCAGTgcaaaagggaaaacaaaactGAGCATAGTTATGAGCCCACCCTTGGCTGGAGCTCACTTGCACTGAAACCCTTCATGCAGACATTGATCCTGCACAGCAAGGACTCCGCATTCTACCTCAGTGTTCAGTGAACGAGTTGCTAATACCTCAAGAGGTTATATTGCCATTATAATCCGAAGTTCTGAAAAGCCGTTGGAATTTGAGAGCCGCTTACTCATTTAACAGGCTGAACAAACAGCGACCATTTTTACTCCTTCTTGGATTTTTTGGGCTTCGTTTTTAAGGACCTCCTTTGTGGAACACTTTCcaaaaattcaaattcaaattgacAGCATCATTTATGAGTGGATTTAATGAGAGTGCAATTTTCTGTTGGCCAGcaatcattttgtaaatattgacGTTATGAGGAAAGATTATTCAGCAGGTaagtctgttgaatttcaaagTATCCAAACATTGAAATAAGTATACAATATACTTGCAACCTATGTTTGCTACGTTCACAGGTGCAAGAACTACTTACTATTTACTTTTATGTTTTCCAAAGGAACCTACCAACAACAGGATCTGGTGTCATTAACATCAAGTTAACTTGCAgtttgtagtaaaaaaaaactatggGTTTTGGTGACCTCTTGGAGCAAGTAGGGAGCACAGGACGCTTCCAGGTCCTGCATGTGACCCTTCTGTGCATACCTGTGATGTTCATGGCCAGTCACAACCTGCTGCAGAACTTTGTGGCTTTGGTACCCCCTCACTTCTGCAGCGCACACCCAAACCTGTCTCAGTCCCAGATGAGCGCAGAGGAAGCGCTGCTGGTCACGGTGCCGCTGGACAAGACAGGGAGGCCTGAGAGGTGCTTGCGTTACGCGGCTCCACAGTGGCACCTCCTGACCAAAAATGGGAGCTCCAGTTCAGGGATGGAAGGAGACACTACCGGTGGTTTGGATGTTGACCTGCAGGCATGTTCAGATGGATGGACCTATAACATGACTCACATGAAAACCACAATCATATCTGATGTAGGACTacacctttttttctctttgcacatgtgtatatgttttattgtcCTGTGCCTTAAATGGTGTTCCATATTTGTCAGTGGAATTTGGTGTGTGATCAGCGATCGTTGAAGCAAATGGGACAGACGGTCTACATGGGAGGTGTGCTTTTGGGCTCTGTTGTCTTTGGAGGTCTGTCAGACAGGTAACATTAATCTCATACTGATTTACTTTTAAAGGAGAGTTGGGCTACTTATATGTCAGATATGCAGCAACATCAGTCATGCATACATGACTGATGTTGCTGCATAACTCAGGTACTAAAGTGCTGTGAGACAAATTTAGTTTtctcaacattaaagcataatTAAATGTTCCACTagaaacacaaaatgcacaaatgAAGCAGAACATGTGCATGATATTTCCCCTTTAAATATGGTCCCACATAACACAACATGGCTTTTTTTCATGCAGCCTTGCTAACAGTCTGAATTAACTGAGCAAACCCACCTGGCTTCTAGATATGGTCGACGCATCCTCTTGATTATTTCTCACCTGCTGATGGCTGTGTCAGGGACATGTGCTGCTTTCTCCACCGCCTTCCCGCTCTTCTGCCTGTTCCGCTTCGGCTGTGGCATGGCTCTGTCCGGCGTGGTGCTCAACACCTTCTCACTCAGTAAGACAACTAGCCGGATAGGCTACCCTCAGCATCAAACAACTTAAATGGAAGCAGTCAACATGCATGCGGATAAAAGGATAATAATTGTACTCCATTCTTTTAAATAtctctttcttttatctttgaTATTAAGTTGTGGAGTGGATCCCTACTCATGTGCGGACAATGGTGGGGACAATGACAGGTTACTGCTACACTGTTGGACAGTTGATACTGGCAGTCATAGCCTACTTCATCCGGGACTGGAGGTGGTTAACCCTGACTGTGTCTTTGCCTTTCTATGTCTTCTTCATCATTGCATGGTAAGATGCCAAGTTTTGACATGCAAATCACAGCAAACCAGAATCACTGAGCACTATTAACAGAACACACATTCCACACAGGTGGTTCCATGAATCTTCCAGATGGTTAGTGATGAGTAATAACCCTGAACAAGCCATCAAGAACCTTAAAAGTGTGGCAAAATTTAATGGACggaaggaagagggagagaaaatcGACATGAAAGTAAGAGAtgtgctttgtttgtgttattgcaCCATCTACCTGTGTTTATTATTGtgtattaaacacatttaaactgatTCATCTTTGCATAGATGCTGCAGGAATCCATGAAGAAAGAGATGACCTGTTCGCAAGGCACCCACTCTGTCCTGGACCTGTTCCGCACACCTACAATGAGGAACATGACGATCTGCCTCAGTGCTGTCTGGTACATGCTCCTTCTTGTAGAAACCTCAGTTTTTCAGCACCTCATACCATATTGCATTGACACTGTCcatgctttcttttaaaaacaaacctagGTTATCCACGAGCTTCGCTTACTACGGTCTTGCGATGGATCTGCAGAAGTTTGGGGTGGACATCTACTTGATCCAAGTGATCTTCGGAGCCGTCGACATCCCTGCAAAAGTCGTCGTAGTCATATCTATGAGTTATATTGGACGGCGCACATCACAGAGTGCGGCTCTTATCATCGCTGGAGTCACTGTTTTGATCAACCTGCTGATACCTTATGGTATGGTTGAAAACATGTATACAAGTTGAATGTCATACTGCAGAAACAGCACAGTCCTCTGATGAATGTCTCACTCCATGTGCAGATAAACAGACTGCACGCACGTGTCTGGCTGTACTGGGTAAAGGTTGCCTTGCTGCCTCATTCAACTGCTGCTATCTTTACTCTGGGGAACTGTACCCAACAATCATCCGGTAAGTGTTATTTGCAGGTGTCCATTGAGTATTGAGATTTAGAAAAACAATGCTCTAACAATCTCTATGCTTGAAAACAAGTTAGCATTTTCCCACTTTCATTCCCCTTGTCTTGAAGTCCATTTTTTTGGCCGGGGCTTCTGGTTATTGGCCTGAACAAAGGTCTCACCTTATGGGATTTTCATGTTTAGttctacaatataaaatatgccAATAAACACCCCGCTCGTCACTTGAGGAGCTTGTTACGTCTCAGTAAAgatggttgctaacaagtggctaagTCTTACTTACAACTTCTACTCAGCTTCTTACACTGTACATAAGTCCGCCTTTCTCTTAGTGGTGACATTGAAGTCATGCAATTTCtgttgtagtttgtttatagccttaAGCATTTGTTTTACGAATGGTCATTTaactaatgtttaaaaaataaaagtagtgaatgaaaaaaaatctctaCTTTGATTTCCATTGATCTAATTTTTtagcaataatccaaaatcagtTTGAGAAATCCCATTCACTTTTATAGGAAACCAAATCTATGCTGACTTTCTGGTTGTCCTACAAACTTATATCATCCATGCAACACGTTAAGGTCACCAGGCTGCATTAAATAAACCAACGAATAAACAAACATGGGGCATAGTTTGGGATACTTTGTGTTGAAGAAGAAAAGACtaagagaaaaagtaaaagtctGCAGTTTAATGAACAGACAGAAGATCAGGCAGATAAATATAAATGGTGTCAAACCAGGTCGGCTTTGACCCAGATGATAGGAGGACTAAACAGTGAAAGCCCTTTAAAACCCACCCaccacttcaaaacatttttacactATGGATTCAACAAGTTGTGGAAGCTTCTTAGGGTTTTTGGTTTAGTTGTATCCCGGTCTCTCTACTTCCTGATTCCTTGTCATTATCTGCTGTTGAGTTTTGGAGATTTCTTGGCAGAAGTGCTGCTGAATATGTGTCTTCGCTTACTATCTGGAAACTGTATCACCTATAAAATGCATATTCTTTCCTATCAGTTAGTTAGTAACAATAAACCTTGTCCCTATCGCATGCTGTATATAAATGGACTGTTTTTACGTGGTTTATCAGTTAAGAAACACTTGAACGTTGAACTTTCCTATCCATTTTGTACTTtcttatatacatttttcttcatcacAAGCCCTACGATCCCTGATTTACAGGAAAAGCAAAAGCTTTCATGTGAGAGTTATGGTtgttctctttccctctcagtCAGAATGGCATGGGCTGGGTATCCATGATGGCTCGGATAGGAGCCATGGTGGCCCCTATGGTGCTTCTCACGGGCGACTACCTACCTTGGCTCCCAGGTTTGATCTATGGCGGGGCTCCGATCCTCAGTGGAATTGCTGCAATATTTCTTCCAGAAACACTTGGCTCACCCCTCCCCGACACAATACAAGACGTGGAGGACAGGTAAGATCAGGGCGGGCAGGGTCTGTTCCTTTTCTTACatctctgcaaaacaaaacatacattgaGGCATCTTAGACAtcaagacagagacagacagatttatctatattttcattttctatttgaCCACAGGGGAACTGGGAGAATCTCCAAAGTGTCACGAAAGGAAGCGATAA
This Eleginops maclovinus isolate JMC-PN-2008 ecotype Puerto Natales chromosome 11, JC_Emac_rtc_rv5, whole genome shotgun sequence DNA region includes the following protein-coding sequences:
- the LOC134872461 gene encoding glycogen phosphorylase, muscle form-like, giving the protein MSKPLSDHDRRKQISVRGLAGTENISALKTDFNRHLHFTLVKDRNVATRRDYYFALAHTVREHLIGRWIRTQQHYYEKDPKRLYYISLEFYMGRTLQNTMVNLALENACDEAMYQLGLDMEELEDMEEDAGLGNGGLGRLAACFLDSMASLGLAGYGYGIRYEFGIFNQKIVNGWQVEEADDWLRYGNPWEKARPEYMRPVQFYGRTEHTPDGVKWVDTQTVLALPYDTPVPGYRNNYVNTMRLWSAKAPCDFNLKDFNVGGYIQAVLDRNLAENISRVLYPNDNFFEGKELRLKQEYFVVSATLQDIIRRFKVSKFGSREIVRTDFSKLPDKVAIQLNDTHPAMAIPELMRVLVDEEKLNWDQAWDVCVRTCAYTNHTVLPEALERWPVDLFHRLLPRHLEIVYEINRRHLEKVAKIFPGDHDRLRRMSLIEEGGQKRINMAHMSIVGSHAVNGVAQIHSDILKATLFKDFYEMEPDKFQNKTNGITPRRWLVMCNPGLAEVIAERIGEDFIRDLDQLQGLRAFVNDDTFIRDVAKVKQENKLKFAVHLEEHYKVKINPNSMFDIQVKRIHEYKRQLLNCLHIITYYNRIKKEPNKQWTPRTVMIGGKAAPGYHTAKMIIRLITAIGEVVNNDPVVGDRLKVIFLENYRVTLAERAIPAADLSEQISTAGTEASGTGNMKFMLNGALTIGTMDGANVEMAEEAGEDNFFIFGMRVDDVDALEKKGYEALEYYNRLPELKQAIDQIAGGFFSPKQHDLFKEIVNMLMYHDRFKVFADYEDYMKCQEKVNALYKNPKEWTKMVIQNIAGCGKFSSDRTITQYAREIWGMEPTLESLPAPDDKQ
- the slc22a6l gene encoding solute carrier family 22 member 6 → MGFGDLLEQVGSTGRFQVLHVTLLCIPVMFMASHNLLQNFVALVPPHFCSAHPNLSQSQMSAEEALLVTVPLDKTGRPERCLRYAAPQWHLLTKNGSSSSGMEGDTTGGLDVDLQACSDGWTYNMTHMKTTIISDWNLVCDQRSLKQMGQTVYMGGVLLGSVVFGGLSDRYGRRILLIISHLLMAVSGTCAAFSTAFPLFCLFRFGCGMALSGVVLNTFSLIVEWIPTHVRTMVGTMTGYCYTVGQLILAVIAYFIRDWRWLTLTVSLPFYVFFIIAWWFHESSRWLVMSNNPEQAIKNLKSVAKFNGRKEEGEKIDMKMLQESMKKEMTCSQGTHSVLDLFRTPTMRNMTICLSAVWLSTSFAYYGLAMDLQKFGVDIYLIQVIFGAVDIPAKVVVVISMSYIGRRTSQSAALIIAGVTVLINLLIPYDKQTARTCLAVLGKGCLAASFNCCYLYSGELYPTIIRQNGMGWVSMMARIGAMVAPMVLLTGDYLPWLPGLIYGGAPILSGIAAIFLPETLGSPLPDTIQDVEDRGTGRISKVSRKEAIILQDTQADLLKQTA